cactgaacccctctaCGCTGGATTTGGGGTTAATCCTGGTTCctcagtgtctctgtgtgatATTAAATGATAGAAAGACTCTTTCTGATCTTCACACAAACTCATCAAATCTCACATCattacatttctattcatttttcattagtttttgaTCATCATACAGAAGTTATGAATCTAGATCAGACTCATACTGTTCTGAATCTTGTAAACTGCTCATCAAATCTCACATAATTACATTTCTATTCATCTTAATTCGTTTTTTATTGTCTTACAGAACTTTCTATTGTAAACTGCTcatcaaatgtaataaaagtcCATGAGTGACTCATTTGATCCTGAACTGGTTTCTGAATCCTGATGTGAACTGATGACAGTATGAATAATCATCAATGTGATTGAGATCAGAGGCTGAATTGACTCCGAATGAATCCGTCTCCTGATCGTCTGCTTTATTTTTCTGTCTGCGCTGATTTAACACTCGATTCACTGAATGAATTGTGTCCAAACACTCACAGTATCGCTGCTGAACACAGTTGATCTGGCTCTAATTCAGTCTTTCAGGAGCTTCAGAGCTTCAATCTGCTGCTGGATCACTAGAACATCTTCATCAGCATCTCTTCTTCTGAAATGATGCTCTTTTCTGCTTTATTATTTCTCCACCAGCACAACAGCTTTATATGACAGGAGCCACACAGCTATCACTCAGATATCTCTAGAAATAACATTCAGTTTCAATCAGAAATCTACAATAATATATTGCTTTATATACAATCAGAAACTATTCTTGAACATCTCATATGAGGCTCTTACTCTGAAAGCTACAAAGATAATCAACATTTCTCTAATAAAGTATTTGTGCATCTAGAATTTAATCTGTTCAAAGATAGAAATACATATTTCTGTTGGTTACAGTAGTATgcatgtgtttgagagagagtgtgtgtgtgtgtgtgtgtgtgtgtgtgtgtgttaggctgGTGATattgctagtgtgtgtgtgtgtgtgtgtgtgtgtgtgtgtgtgtgtgtgttaggctgGTGATattgctagtgtgtgtgtgtgtatgtgtgtgtgagagtgtttgttaGGTTGGTGAGATGGATCTTCTCCGTAACCATCCGAAGCTCAAGAACTTCATGATTCTCACGGTAACATGCATGACTCCTCCCAGGTTATACAGCATGTGATAGAAGGTGTGAACAGACAGCCTGCGCGTCTCATCTGCGTACTTCAGTGCCACGATCGGAGTGTACAGAGGATTCGTCAGGTTACGGAACGGAGGCCGCGGCGACTCAATCACCTTCTTAGTGACCTTCAGAGACACACAGCATATGATAAACACTTGAGCTCTGTGAGGTTGGGTGGATCTTATTGGCTCTCAATGTATTAATTGTTCATAATCTGGAaggaaatcattctgaaagtgaaaacagtgatattgtgaacgGGTATGAGTTGATGTTCTCACCTTAGCGACGTCTTTAGGTGTTTGTCCCAGGCCTTGGAAGAGGTTGACTTGTGTGGGCAGGTAGCAGGACCTGAAGTGATGGAGCGTCTCTGGATCAGCACCAACAAACTCCTTCTTAGAGACTTCTGTCATCAGCTTCAGCTCAAACTCAGTGTTTACAGGCCCGGGCTCGATCAtcgacacactgacacacacacacacacacagatgggaaatacgTCAGACTGAAGTGAGAGACATCAGCACAGATCTAGTGTTCATGctgtttgaacacaaaaaaaaaaaaaaagagtccaagaCCATCAGAAACCTTAAGTCACatgacaggaagaggaaatgAGGAGTGTGAGTCGAATGGCAAATACTGAGACTCACTAGACGTTAAAATTCATCAGCTGGATGGCGAGACCCTCACACAGTCCCTCCGTGGCAAACTTTGACGCGGAGTAAACATCATTAAACGCCACACCTGTGAAGAACAACATGAGTCTGATTTGTTTGGTGTTTCAGCATGTGTGTGATTCAGCAGATCCTCATGAAAGctcagagcatgtgtgtgtgtgtgtgtgtgtgtgtgagcgtctcaCCATGCAGGCCCAGCACGCTGCTGATGACGATGATGTGTCCGGAGCGTCTCCTCTTCATGTCAGGCATCACCTCTTTAATCATGCGCACAACACCATAGAAATTGGTCTCGAACACCTGCTCCATCTCGTCCAGACTGAGAGCCTCAATCGGCCCCACCAGACCCACGCCAGCGTTATTAActacacacacagatcacagctTGACTGAACCTTCACAGCTCTAACAGACTGAGATGGAGCTTCCATCTTTACCTTCTTCTTCATTACTTGTTTAGTTGCTGTGCTGGATTAATTAGTTAAGCTCAtttattcaccttattttccatggcaacaacggtgccgccattgcgctcgttttgtcatcttacttccggCTGAGGGACCGGATGTAACGTACCTAAGCTAGTGGCTGGCTAGATAACAGAACGCAGAACGAACAGAAGTATGATATATGCTCAGTTAGGGGCTGcataacaattgtattaaaaaaataattgcaccAACGATGTAGCGAACACATTGTGACGCGGTCGGAGTGCTGTGgtgcactttacaatttacacccaccacctaaagaagagaagcacctgaggaaatggatgaCGGCGCTAAATTTGAAGCGCCCACCCAAGCGCTCCTATGTGTGTTTGTACCATTTCATGGACGGGAAGGCGACTGACGAACACTTTTACCCCGAGAAATGGCTCGACTACGATGTCCCGTTAAAGAGGTCACGCCGGGGATGGAAAGGTTATCAGATTCGGGTAAGCTAACCTTAACTAGCTATGTGTTTGCTCGCCTAACGTTAGATTTATGAAGTccgttctatgaatacatttatgatcagTAACAGGCAGTTAACAAAGTACAACGAATGTTCCATGATGACCATTGTCCacccatttatttaatatttagggtagtacaagatattatagtacattagctcacattattcctgctacagagattgcaggtgatagcaggccagctagcctcatttctcattcagatactgacctacgtttgaacactacagttaatagtgtgtatactgttttgtctctaatgcatctctctctcacacacacacacacagttctaagttcgggtcacataatatattaattttcatgatatattgtaagttctaatgtaaaaatgttgaattatttccacagatgtatcgatgaccgccagtgatgcagtggacagctgtgagggtgatcagatccacatgcccctgatcttgctgaaagtcaccagaagttacctgctgtgatagttattttttatgaacctttacaaagtcaccaaaagttacctgctgtaatagttattatgaacctttacagtgtcacctgacattacctgctgtaaatagtttttatttatttatcttaatttgatctttttttcatctttaatctctgatttgaaggaataactcatgtcaagtttgcaagttaattccatcttggtttattacatatggaaattaaatgttgaaattttataggatggtcagtagaaggtgtctcttgcttcctgaaaacaacaaacactgatcaatacatcacaaatgattttatacaacttatattaaatgatccatgttctaaaaaacaaatcacagtctgtctcttgtttaacacaactgatttaaaacaacttatttgaTATAGTTCTTCACCCACACCCTCTACACCCCACCccaattacctaatatcctatccttaacctaattattctcattcctgcttatttacaaagctgcaaCTATCTTGTTGAAAGCAGCAGGTAGCCTGTctgaaactcatctgacacgaggaagcatacacttaaaataaaaggtgtgtagtctagctacagtcttggcacagaattgctgattgtgcggcacatgtaacttgctgtgatggaacccagatgagcagcttacaggccctcagccctgtacagaacatggcaaacctaaaatacatttcaaagatttcacagttgtcttatttcagaatcattcattattattacacttgacgtttacattattcattgattagacttGACGTACACCAaccaaatcttacctttaccttaccttttgcatatacaccgcagaa
This region of Carassius auratus strain Wakin unplaced genomic scaffold, ASM336829v1 scaf_tig00021687, whole genome shotgun sequence genomic DNA includes:
- the LOC113077146 gene encoding retinol dehydrogenase 8-like; protein product: MMMAAEGQRVVLITGCSSGIGLAIAVMLARDEMKRYYVIGTMRDLKRKDKLVEAAGDVYGKTLSLLTLDVCSDESVKQCVDSIRDRHVDILINNAGVGLVGPIEALSLDEMEQVFETNFYGVVRMIKEVMPDMKRRRSGHIIVISSVLGLHGVAFNDVYSASKFATEGLCEGLAIQLMNFNVYVSMIEPGPVNTEFELKLMTEVSKKEFVGADPETLHHFRSCYLPTQVNLFQGLGQTPKDVAKVTKKVIESPRPPFRNLTNPLYTPIVALKYADETRRLSVHTFYHMLYNLGGVMHVTVRIMKFLSFGWLRRRSISPT